In Alicyclobacillus macrosporangiidus CPP55, a single window of DNA contains:
- the iolB gene encoding 5-deoxy-glucuronate isomerase: protein MLLIRAQETSGYREVVGRDNAAGLRWLRFGLMELEPGQAYRGHTADEETVLVLLRGRCDIEAGGETYAGLGREDVFAERATAVYVPVDAPFAVVNTGDVRLEVAVCTAPASERHQPFIVRPDEVLVKTVGRDNFERQVHDIVVQNAEGRVHRIIVGETFNPSGNWSSYPPHKHDDYQPGVEARMEEVYHYRLRPEQGFGLQAIYTSDRSLDEVYRVQHKDTFLIPRGYHPVCAAAGYQLYYLWVMAGDIDRVMIPHDDPLHTWVRQ from the coding sequence ATGCTGTTGATCCGCGCGCAGGAGACGAGCGGTTACCGGGAGGTGGTCGGCCGCGATAACGCGGCTGGCCTGCGTTGGCTGCGATTCGGATTGATGGAACTGGAGCCGGGCCAGGCCTACCGCGGGCACACGGCGGACGAGGAGACGGTCTTGGTCCTGCTGCGGGGCCGCTGCGACATCGAGGCCGGAGGCGAGACGTACGCCGGCCTGGGGCGGGAGGACGTGTTCGCCGAGCGCGCCACCGCGGTGTACGTCCCGGTGGACGCCCCGTTTGCGGTGGTCAACACTGGGGACGTCCGGCTGGAGGTGGCGGTGTGCACGGCGCCGGCCAGCGAGCGGCACCAGCCATTCATCGTCCGCCCCGACGAGGTCCTGGTCAAGACGGTGGGGCGCGACAATTTCGAACGCCAGGTGCACGACATCGTGGTGCAGAACGCAGAGGGACGCGTCCACCGCATCATCGTCGGCGAGACGTTCAATCCGTCCGGGAACTGGTCCAGCTATCCGCCGCACAAACACGACGATTACCAGCCCGGGGTGGAGGCCCGCATGGAAGAGGTGTACCACTACCGCCTGAGGCCGGAGCAGGGGTTCGGCCTGCAGGCCATCTACACCAGCGACCGCTCCCTCGACGAGGTGTACCGCGTCCAGCACAAGGACACGTTCCTCATCCCGCGCGGGTACCATCCCGTCTGCGCCGCCGCCGGGTACCAGCTGTACTACCTGTGGGTGATGGCAGGGGATATCGATCGCGTCATGATCCCGCACGACGATCCGCTGCACACCTGGGTGCGCCAGTGA
- a CDS encoding ABC transporter ATP-binding protein: MNILTAKRLTKVYGSRHAGAVTKALNGIDLEVNRGEFVSIMGPSGSGKTTLLNILAGIDRPTSGELRIHGQELAKMRASELALFRRRQLGFVFQDYNLLDSLTAAENVALPLALDGKRGAAVRKKVLEVLEYLGMGEHADRYPYELSGGQQQRIAVARAVVHHPALILADEPTGNLDSASAKALLEIFAKLHREQESTILMVTHDPFAASYSKRVVFIKDGQVFSHLDAPSSRSQFFQEILHALAVLEGTNHDMAPTRM, from the coding sequence GTGAACATCCTCACGGCGAAGCGGTTGACCAAAGTGTACGGATCGAGACACGCGGGTGCCGTCACGAAGGCGCTCAACGGAATCGATCTCGAAGTCAACCGGGGGGAGTTCGTGAGCATCATGGGCCCGTCCGGCAGCGGCAAGACCACGTTGCTCAACATCTTGGCGGGCATCGACAGGCCGACGAGCGGTGAACTGCGCATCCACGGGCAGGAACTGGCCAAGATGCGCGCGTCCGAACTGGCGCTGTTCCGCCGTCGGCAACTCGGGTTTGTATTCCAGGATTACAACCTGCTGGACAGCTTGACGGCGGCCGAAAACGTGGCGCTCCCGCTGGCTCTCGACGGCAAACGGGGGGCAGCGGTGCGAAAGAAGGTGCTCGAGGTGCTCGAGTACCTGGGGATGGGCGAACATGCAGATCGGTACCCGTATGAGCTGTCCGGCGGGCAGCAGCAGCGAATCGCGGTGGCTCGAGCGGTTGTGCACCATCCCGCATTGATCCTCGCGGATGAGCCGACGGGAAACCTCGATTCGGCGTCCGCGAAGGCCCTGCTTGAGATTTTTGCCAAACTGCACCGAGAGCAGGAGTCGACCATCCTCATGGTGACGCACGACCCATTCGCCGCCAGCTACAGCAAGCGGGTCGTCTTCATCAAAGACGGCCAGGTCTTCTCGCATCTGGACGCTCCGAGTTCGCGCAGCCAATTCTTCCAGGAAATCTTGCACGCTCTGGCGGTATTGGAGGGAACCAACCATGACATGGCGCCGACTCGCATGTAA
- a CDS encoding sensor histidine kinase, which translates to MTFWAFLRDQWRVIAFFLAGTGLLWLVCWFAALEQGVILRWPLVLYSLLLALFALFMYVLVEYLLRRPFYQDMRARLEEELSLQSGDVPLRAITHEQRWFNELLKRYQTAYSAQISALEERQNFFETFTVRFVHQMKTPVTVLQLLEQELRQGTGDRRADHQRREITDAQLDTLDEECRRLEASINAMLYTSRLNAFSFDARMERLDVVGLVRDVVNHHKSAWIRRKLYPRLEAPPHAVWVVSDRKWLSFMVDQIIRNALQYGVKVDEHGQALPSSFEIRVSEDEHTVRLAFRDEGIGIPERDIRHVFQPFYTGDNGRTHSRATGMGLYLVKEAADRLGHEVEVSSEVGRGTTVVFRIYAADYYRPAMTGTAAKEGGGKTE; encoded by the coding sequence ATGACGTTCTGGGCATTTCTCAGGGATCAGTGGCGGGTGATCGCGTTCTTCCTGGCCGGCACGGGGTTGTTGTGGCTCGTCTGCTGGTTTGCCGCGTTGGAACAGGGTGTAATATTACGCTGGCCGCTGGTTCTGTACTCGCTGCTGCTGGCTTTGTTTGCGCTCTTCATGTATGTCCTCGTCGAGTACCTGCTGCGGCGGCCGTTCTATCAGGACATGAGGGCCCGTCTCGAAGAGGAACTGTCCCTGCAGTCCGGCGACGTTCCGCTGCGGGCGATCACGCACGAGCAGCGGTGGTTCAATGAACTCCTGAAACGCTATCAAACCGCCTACAGTGCTCAGATTTCCGCATTGGAGGAGCGCCAGAACTTCTTCGAAACCTTCACCGTGCGGTTTGTTCACCAGATGAAGACACCCGTGACGGTCCTGCAGCTGTTGGAACAGGAACTGCGGCAGGGGACGGGAGACCGCAGGGCAGATCACCAGAGGCGAGAAATTACGGACGCACAGCTCGATACGCTCGACGAAGAGTGCCGCCGGTTGGAAGCATCCATCAACGCGATGCTGTACACGTCGCGCCTAAACGCATTCTCGTTCGACGCCAGGATGGAGCGGCTTGACGTCGTGGGGCTGGTCCGGGACGTTGTGAACCACCATAAGAGCGCGTGGATCCGCCGCAAGTTGTACCCGCGGTTGGAAGCTCCCCCTCATGCGGTCTGGGTCGTATCGGACCGCAAGTGGCTGTCTTTCATGGTTGACCAAATCATCCGCAACGCCCTTCAGTACGGCGTCAAGGTGGACGAGCATGGCCAAGCCCTCCCTTCGTCATTTGAAATTCGAGTATCCGAGGACGAACACACGGTCCGGTTGGCGTTTCGGGACGAGGGGATCGGCATCCCGGAGCGCGACATTCGCCACGTGTTTCAGCCATTCTACACGGGCGACAACGGGCGCACGCACTCGCGGGCGACGGGAATGGGGTTGTACCTGGTCAAGGAAGCAGCGGATCGCCTGGGCCATGAGGTGGAGGTCTCTTCCGAGGTCGGCCGTGGGACGACCGTCGTGTTCCGGATTTACGCTGCGGACTACTATCGTCCCGCGATGACGGGGACGGCGGCAAAAGAAGGCGGCGGAAAAACGGAGTGA
- a CDS encoding response regulator transcription factor — MYLHITDIRLKGLIELYNHIFLVEDDAALASYLKQQLERFGYEVHVAEELRDVAEEARQVQPDLILLDINLPYYDGFYWCRQIRSFTKAPIIFLSARDGSMDQVYALDSGGDEYVTKPFHPDVLIAKIRALLRRTYGEYAEIPRQGEAVPDVVVVGNVKIDLRKLVLESDQRTESLTKTEGTLLRELLAANGEVVTRDTLLETIWDDAEFVDDNTLTVNVARLRRKLEPFGLDGSIVTVRGLGYRLDWSGGQSR, encoded by the coding sequence GTGTACCTGCACATCACGGACATTCGCTTGAAGGGGCTGATCGAACTGTACAACCACATCTTTCTTGTTGAAGACGACGCGGCCTTGGCGTCTTATCTCAAGCAACAATTAGAGCGGTTTGGATACGAGGTGCACGTCGCCGAGGAACTGCGCGACGTGGCGGAGGAAGCGAGGCAGGTTCAACCCGACCTCATCTTGCTGGACATCAACCTTCCCTACTATGACGGCTTTTACTGGTGTCGGCAAATTCGCTCGTTTACCAAGGCGCCGATCATCTTCCTGTCGGCACGGGACGGTTCCATGGACCAAGTGTACGCGCTGGACAGCGGCGGTGACGAATACGTTACAAAACCGTTCCATCCGGACGTTCTGATCGCGAAGATTCGTGCGCTGCTGCGAAGGACCTATGGAGAGTACGCGGAGATTCCTCGACAGGGTGAAGCTGTCCCTGACGTGGTCGTCGTCGGCAACGTGAAGATAGACCTAAGAAAACTCGTCTTGGAATCGGACCAGAGAACCGAATCTCTGACGAAGACGGAAGGGACGTTGCTGCGCGAACTGCTCGCTGCCAACGGCGAGGTGGTCACGCGCGACACACTCTTGGAGACCATCTGGGACGACGCTGAATTCGTGGACGACAACACGTTGACGGTGAACGTCGCACGGCTGCGCCGCAAGCTGGAGCCGTTCGGCTTGGACGGCTCGATTGTCACCGTCCGGGGATTGGGTTACCGGCTGGATTGGAGTGGAGGGCAATCTAGATGA
- a CDS encoding FtsX-like permease family protein: MASSTCAVLVYFMFSSFTLNPHMKQGYMAANARYVLGGCEYIILFFAVFFILFFHAALIRMRSHEFALFRVLGMTPVQVWRTVFVESIVTGLVAIVAGIALGALFLKLFLMAMGALLNLPVSIPFALPEQSILLTVSLFGAVFVLEGLITAARTALHTPKSLMLADKARQRADKASWWLVALGVAAIAVAYYLAVAQSLNIIVNFFPIIGLTALGTYLLFTQISVKVLNALRKRPLHGVALLVIARFAHRVKDNALVLTVVTLLSATVLSGMGAVFGMKSVLHQNSTQVDPFPVMLIQPQAGTFPLTPDDVKRQLSESGTPVSGQVTFPVATASVEEVGRAGSQPVHITVVSASTFERVRQHLMDAEPETRSFLKVAPPAPDSGRANFFVNYPLVVQKPVFPTGEIRVLEAPKMSFHVNGQYDARIMNEQTGKISDFVLEVSDADYAKLSKSLPETSKYQITGFDVPDWKHSLVATSALQNRLNEVQKPFLTARVHVDEEVTQTLSTMIFAGFFVSVLFLMACATALYFRLQWQMAADKRQFSSLLRIGMQDQEVLGTLTRELLLLFFAPVVVGLVHSTVAMVDFSHLIAVKGNPWPVFAVVAGIYIALTALYFALARIRYARQVLS, translated from the coding sequence ATGGCGTCGAGCACCTGCGCGGTCCTGGTGTATTTCATGTTCTCCAGCTTCACCCTGAATCCTCACATGAAACAGGGCTATATGGCCGCCAATGCCAGGTACGTGCTCGGCGGGTGCGAGTACATCATCCTGTTCTTTGCCGTGTTCTTCATCCTGTTTTTCCATGCGGCGCTCATTCGCATGCGGAGCCACGAATTCGCGCTCTTTCGGGTGCTTGGAATGACGCCGGTGCAAGTGTGGCGAACCGTGTTTGTGGAAAGCATCGTCACCGGCTTGGTGGCCATAGTGGCCGGTATCGCGCTCGGGGCCTTGTTTCTCAAGCTCTTCCTGATGGCCATGGGCGCACTGCTGAACTTGCCTGTGTCCATTCCATTCGCACTGCCCGAACAGTCCATTCTGCTCACGGTGTCGCTCTTCGGAGCCGTGTTCGTCCTCGAGGGACTCATCACGGCTGCACGCACCGCCCTGCACACGCCGAAGAGCCTGATGCTGGCCGACAAGGCGCGGCAGAGGGCGGACAAGGCGTCTTGGTGGCTGGTCGCTCTGGGTGTTGCGGCCATCGCGGTCGCCTATTATCTCGCCGTTGCGCAAAGCCTGAACATCATCGTCAACTTCTTTCCCATCATCGGGTTGACGGCACTCGGCACGTATCTTCTCTTTACGCAAATTTCCGTGAAAGTCCTCAACGCGTTGCGGAAACGGCCCCTGCACGGCGTGGCGCTGCTGGTGATCGCCCGGTTTGCCCACCGCGTGAAAGACAACGCGCTGGTGCTGACGGTGGTCACGCTGTTGTCGGCCACGGTGTTGAGCGGAATGGGAGCGGTGTTTGGCATGAAGTCCGTGCTCCACCAAAACTCGACCCAGGTCGATCCGTTCCCCGTCATGCTCATTCAACCGCAAGCCGGCACTTTTCCATTGACGCCAGACGACGTGAAGCGCCAATTGTCCGAGTCCGGGACGCCGGTTTCCGGCCAGGTGACCTTTCCAGTCGCAACTGCAAGCGTGGAAGAGGTGGGCCGGGCGGGATCGCAGCCCGTGCACATCACCGTCGTCTCTGCCTCGACGTTTGAACGGGTTCGCCAGCATTTGATGGATGCGGAGCCTGAAACGCGGAGTTTTCTCAAGGTTGCTCCGCCGGCCCCGGACTCAGGGCGAGCCAACTTCTTCGTCAACTATCCGCTGGTTGTCCAAAAACCGGTGTTTCCAACGGGTGAGATTCGCGTGCTCGAGGCCCCGAAGATGTCCTTTCATGTCAACGGGCAATACGACGCGCGCATCATGAACGAACAAACGGGCAAGATTTCGGACTTCGTGCTGGAAGTGTCGGATGCAGATTACGCGAAGCTGTCCAAATCCCTGCCAGAAACGTCGAAATACCAAATCACCGGGTTTGACGTGCCCGACTGGAAACACTCCCTGGTGGCCACGTCGGCACTGCAAAATCGCCTGAATGAGGTTCAAAAGCCGTTTTTGACGGCGCGCGTCCACGTGGATGAGGAGGTGACTCAGACGCTGTCAACCATGATCTTCGCCGGTTTCTTCGTCAGCGTCCTCTTTCTGATGGCCTGCGCGACGGCCCTCTACTTCCGGCTGCAGTGGCAAATGGCTGCAGACAAGCGGCAGTTCTCAAGCCTCCTGCGGATCGGCATGCAGGATCAGGAAGTATTGGGGACCTTGACGCGGGAACTGCTCCTCCTCTTTTTCGCACCGGTCGTGGTGGGATTGGTTCACAGCACGGTGGCCATGGTGGACTTCTCTCACCTGATTGCCGTCAAGGGCAACCCGTGGCCGGTGTTTGCCGTCGTCGCGGGGATCTACATCGCGCTGACCGCTTTGTACTTCGCCTTGGCGCGCATTCGGTACGCCCGGCAGGTCCTGTCGTAA
- a CDS encoding SDR family NAD(P)-dependent oxidoreductase, with translation MDCHLHRDRSNAGIDPHLGSDEEMSDERWDDILFNRWATCFHVIREVVPYMTRQTFGSILATSSVSGKIPMSVKILCTCTSRTFA, from the coding sequence GTGGACTGCCATCTACACCGTGACCGCTCAAACGCCGGCATCGACCCGCACCTGGGGAGCGATGAGGAGATGTCGGACGAAAGATGGGATGACATCCTCTTTAACCGTTGGGCGACATGCTTTCATGTCATTCGAGAAGTTGTACCATACATGACAAGACAGACATTCGGATCGATCCTTGCTACATCGTCCGTTTCAGGCAAAATACCCATGTCCGTGAAAATCTTGTGTACCTGCACATCACGGACATTCGCTTGA
- a CDS encoding glycoside hydrolase domain-containing protein, giving the protein MNVIARAVDTTVSLSRAQARALKDRGITAVGRYLGRKTHGWSKAITLAEARAITDAGLKIFSIWESNPTHAGYFTRAQGVSDARQAVEEARWVGQPGGSTIYFTVDYDAKPADLPAISAYLDGVREGLAGAYCLGVYGGILVINSVSADHYWQTIAWSRGQLSARADVYQIEVDTVLAGMDVDIDNIYGDPGWWTVALYPTIHAEVEGKDMAAIVVNGSTYVLYTALDLLGTPYHLVTENGRYTGMMNINGVNVQGVIYEGSTYIPWTALAPNIQAQPLPGGGWNFVLPQAPATDVAPTDPLAAAVTFSLQHKLMTNDPSGAFHPERPVTRGELATALMGLYNTLKFNGG; this is encoded by the coding sequence GTGAACGTGATCGCAAGAGCGGTCGACACCACCGTCTCGCTGTCCAGGGCACAGGCCCGGGCATTGAAGGATCGGGGCATCACGGCGGTGGGGCGGTACCTCGGCCGCAAGACGCACGGGTGGTCGAAAGCCATCACGCTGGCGGAAGCCCGCGCCATCACCGACGCGGGTTTGAAGATCTTCAGTATCTGGGAGTCCAACCCGACCCACGCGGGCTACTTCACCCGCGCTCAGGGGGTGAGCGATGCCCGGCAGGCGGTGGAAGAAGCGCGCTGGGTCGGGCAGCCGGGCGGGAGCACCATCTACTTCACCGTGGATTATGACGCCAAGCCGGCCGATCTCCCGGCCATCTCGGCGTACCTGGACGGCGTCCGGGAGGGCCTCGCCGGCGCCTATTGCCTCGGGGTGTACGGAGGAATCCTCGTCATCAACTCGGTGTCGGCAGACCACTACTGGCAGACCATCGCCTGGTCGCGCGGGCAGCTCTCCGCCAGGGCAGATGTGTATCAGATCGAGGTGGACACGGTGTTGGCTGGGATGGACGTGGACATCGACAACATCTATGGCGATCCGGGGTGGTGGACGGTGGCGCTGTATCCCACGATTCACGCAGAGGTTGAAGGAAAGGACATGGCGGCGATTGTGGTCAACGGATCGACGTACGTGTTGTACACGGCCCTCGACCTGTTGGGGACGCCCTATCATCTGGTGACGGAGAACGGGCGGTACACCGGGATGATGAACATCAACGGGGTGAACGTGCAGGGGGTCATCTACGAGGGGTCCACCTACATCCCCTGGACGGCGCTAGCGCCGAACATCCAGGCGCAACCGCTGCCGGGGGGCGGGTGGAATTTCGTGCTCCCGCAGGCGCCCGCCACAGACGTCGCGCCGACCGATCCGCTGGCCGCGGCCGTGACCTTTTCTCTACAGCACAAACTGATGACCAACGACCCCAGCGGAGCGTTTCATCCGGAGCGGCCGGTGACCCGCGGCGAGCTGGCGACGGCCTTGATGGGGCTGTACAACACCTTGAAATTCAACGGAGGGTGA
- a CDS encoding M24 family metallopeptidase, whose amino-acid sequence MTRARVERLRAALAARGLQGVVVTSQATLAWLFGGRFHVNVASESGLAAVLVDQARVACLVNNIEARRLEEEEGLVADEWHVFPWYDEAERQRRLAAWLASPGVVAEAEVAGDIRALRAQLDEEAQAALRALARDAATAVEEACRALQPGDPEWAAAAAMARRCLASGAEPLVLLVAGPDRAVRHRHPLPTGSPVGNCALLSIGARRAGLVVSVTRMVAFGPVSDELLARHDAVVRVDAAMLAASRPGATLAEVFQAAQAAYRAVGYPDEWRHHHQGGLAGYQSRERRADPTADEVLQAGQAVAWNPTIAGVKSEDTALIGPDGIEIVSDTGRWPTVSVEAGARRIARPALWVR is encoded by the coding sequence GTGACCCGGGCGCGCGTGGAACGCCTGCGCGCGGCGCTCGCCGCGCGCGGGCTTCAGGGCGTGGTGGTCACCAGCCAGGCGACGCTGGCCTGGCTGTTCGGCGGCCGGTTCCACGTGAACGTGGCCAGCGAGTCGGGCCTCGCCGCTGTGCTGGTGGACCAAGCGCGCGTGGCGTGCCTGGTCAACAACATCGAGGCCCGCCGGCTCGAGGAGGAAGAAGGGCTTGTCGCCGACGAGTGGCACGTCTTCCCGTGGTACGACGAGGCGGAGCGGCAACGGCGGCTGGCCGCGTGGCTGGCGAGCCCGGGCGTGGTGGCCGAAGCGGAGGTGGCCGGCGACATCCGGGCGTTGCGCGCGCAGTTGGACGAGGAGGCCCAGGCCGCCCTGCGCGCCCTGGCGCGGGATGCGGCCACGGCCGTGGAGGAGGCGTGCCGTGCCCTGCAGCCGGGGGATCCCGAGTGGGCTGCGGCGGCGGCGATGGCGCGGCGTTGCCTGGCGTCCGGGGCGGAGCCGCTGGTCCTGCTGGTCGCCGGTCCGGACCGGGCGGTCCGGCATCGCCACCCGCTGCCGACCGGATCGCCCGTCGGAAATTGCGCGCTTCTCTCCATCGGTGCCCGCCGGGCGGGTCTGGTGGTGTCGGTGACGCGCATGGTCGCATTCGGGCCGGTTTCGGACGAATTGCTCGCCCGGCACGACGCGGTCGTCCGCGTGGACGCAGCCATGCTCGCAGCCTCAAGGCCGGGAGCCACCCTGGCCGAGGTGTTCCAAGCGGCCCAGGCGGCCTACCGGGCAGTGGGATATCCAGACGAGTGGCGCCATCACCACCAGGGCGGCTTGGCGGGGTACCAGTCGCGCGAGCGGCGGGCGGATCCCACGGCGGATGAGGTGCTGCAGGCGGGGCAGGCGGTGGCGTGGAATCCCACCATCGCCGGTGTGAAATCGGAGGACACGGCGCTGATCGGCCCGGACGGCATCGAGATCGTCAGCGACACGGGGCGATGGCCGACGGTTTCCGTGGAGGCCGGAGCGCGCCGCATCGCCAGGCCGGCGCTGTGGGTGCGATGA
- a CDS encoding bifunctional 4-hydroxy-2-oxoglutarate aldolase/2-dehydro-3-deoxy-phosphogluconate aldolase, protein MNQVLERLCEGGVVAIFRRVDRRHIHPLVEAVVKGGVRAVELTVDSDGAYETIRAIRDAAGADLLVGAGTVMEPEQVERAVEAGADFLLSPHLDVALLSSAERLGCPFIPGVTTPTEIVQARRAGAEVLKLFPAGPLGPAYLKDLLGPFRGVAFLPTGGITPDNAADYIRAGAPAVGMGSALVDPADVAAGRWEAVTNRVRALVDRVQAAKRGLTL, encoded by the coding sequence ATGAACCAGGTCCTGGAGCGATTGTGCGAAGGCGGTGTGGTGGCGATCTTCCGGCGGGTGGATCGCCGGCACATCCACCCCCTTGTGGAGGCGGTCGTGAAAGGCGGCGTCCGGGCGGTGGAGCTGACGGTCGACTCGGACGGGGCCTACGAGACCATCCGGGCCATCCGCGATGCGGCCGGAGCGGATCTGTTGGTCGGCGCCGGCACGGTGATGGAGCCAGAACAGGTGGAGCGCGCGGTCGAGGCGGGCGCCGATTTCCTGTTGAGCCCGCACTTGGACGTGGCGTTGCTGTCGAGTGCCGAGCGCCTCGGGTGTCCGTTCATCCCCGGTGTCACGACGCCCACCGAGATCGTCCAGGCCAGGCGCGCGGGCGCAGAGGTGCTGAAACTGTTCCCGGCAGGACCGCTCGGGCCGGCCTATCTGAAGGACCTGCTGGGGCCGTTCCGCGGTGTGGCGTTCTTGCCGACGGGCGGGATCACGCCGGACAACGCGGCGGACTACATCCGCGCGGGCGCACCCGCGGTAGGAATGGGCAGCGCCTTGGTCGATCCCGCCGACGTCGCGGCGGGCCGATGGGAAGCGGTGACGAATCGCGTGCGGGCGCTCGTCGATCGGGTGCAGGCGGCCAAACGCGGCCTCACCCTTTGA
- a CDS encoding LysM peptidoglycan-binding domain-containing protein, translated as MRSSSYLKVLAVLVGALCFAAAAMAVVPHSRLRADRWTRVQVAPGDTLYELARRYDPADDYRVVVQSILEANHLPSAQIYPGQTLRIPLHNG; from the coding sequence GTGCGCTCGTCCTCGTATCTGAAGGTGTTGGCGGTCCTGGTCGGTGCCCTGTGCTTTGCGGCGGCGGCGATGGCGGTGGTACCGCACAGCCGGCTACGGGCGGACCGATGGACTCGTGTCCAGGTGGCCCCGGGGGACACCCTGTACGAATTGGCCCGGCGGTACGATCCCGCCGATGACTACCGCGTGGTGGTGCAGTCCATCCTCGAGGCGAACCACCTTCCCTCGGCGCAGATCTACCCGGGGCAGACGCTTCGGATTCCACTGCACAATGGCTAG
- a CDS encoding tagaturonate reductase: MLLNRQAVEDGRIPVPEAARRALSYPERVLQVGEGNFLRGFVDWLIHQLNVHGLFKGRVVVAAPRPTGARNVARLNAQDGLYTVWLRGYADSRLVDDREVVTSVSRAIDPHADWAAFLACAEQRSIEVVVSNTTEAGLRYEAEPYPAVAAPATFPAKLTAYLYRRFQVFAGDPAAGLTVIPCELVDDNGQVLRDLVLRHARAWSLGDAFVEWVETANHFCNTLVDRIVTGFPAELGDAERFAALGYEDRLLTVGEPFHLWAIEADARLRSLWPFERIGLNVRYTDDVTPYRVRKVRILNGAHTSLAPVAMASGLATVREAVEDPDIGQFVHHLVEDELVPAAAAELGDRAEAEAFAMATLERFRNPFIRHELRAIQQHCLAKAKVRLVPAILRHAQAHGEAPPWLSLAWAFLLLDFHPEAAGEAAENDPHAQRALRDTWRAEADVGLQEAVAGLLGLRDVWGVDLNAVPGFTQRVAAAVQSIREHGPRPALRAWMEAHAGGEAK, encoded by the coding sequence ATGTTGCTGAACCGACAGGCGGTGGAGGACGGGCGGATCCCGGTGCCGGAGGCGGCGCGGCGGGCACTCTCCTATCCCGAACGGGTTCTGCAGGTGGGCGAAGGGAACTTTCTGCGCGGGTTCGTCGACTGGCTGATCCACCAGCTGAATGTCCACGGGCTGTTCAAGGGCCGGGTGGTCGTCGCGGCGCCGCGGCCGACGGGCGCCCGGAACGTCGCGCGCCTCAATGCGCAGGACGGCCTCTACACGGTGTGGCTGCGCGGGTATGCAGACAGCCGATTGGTGGATGACCGCGAGGTGGTGACCTCCGTCAGCCGGGCCATCGATCCGCACGCAGACTGGGCCGCCTTTCTCGCCTGCGCCGAACAGCGGTCCATCGAGGTGGTGGTCTCCAACACCACCGAGGCGGGGCTCCGGTACGAAGCGGAGCCGTATCCGGCCGTTGCGGCCCCCGCGACCTTTCCGGCCAAGCTGACCGCATACCTGTACCGCCGGTTTCAGGTCTTCGCGGGCGATCCCGCCGCTGGGCTCACGGTGATCCCCTGCGAGTTGGTGGACGACAATGGACAGGTGCTGCGCGACCTGGTCCTGCGCCACGCGCGGGCGTGGTCCCTCGGCGATGCGTTCGTGGAGTGGGTGGAGACGGCCAACCACTTCTGCAACACCCTGGTGGACCGCATCGTCACCGGGTTCCCCGCGGAGCTCGGCGACGCCGAGCGGTTCGCCGCGCTCGGGTACGAGGACCGGCTGCTGACCGTGGGGGAGCCCTTCCACCTATGGGCCATCGAGGCGGACGCGCGCCTTAGGTCCCTGTGGCCGTTCGAGCGGATCGGCCTGAACGTGCGGTACACGGACGACGTCACCCCGTACCGCGTGCGCAAGGTGCGGATTCTCAACGGAGCCCACACGAGCCTCGCGCCGGTGGCGATGGCCAGCGGCCTGGCCACCGTGCGAGAAGCGGTGGAGGACCCGGACATCGGCCAGTTCGTGCACCACCTGGTGGAGGACGAACTGGTGCCGGCCGCTGCGGCGGAGTTGGGAGATCGAGCGGAGGCGGAGGCCTTCGCCATGGCGACGCTGGAGCGCTTCCGGAATCCGTTCATCCGCCACGAACTGCGCGCCATCCAGCAGCACTGCCTGGCGAAGGCGAAGGTCCGGCTGGTGCCGGCCATCCTTCGGCACGCGCAGGCGCACGGCGAAGCCCCGCCCTGGCTGTCGCTGGCGTGGGCATTCCTGCTCCTCGACTTCCACCCCGAGGCAGCGGGCGAGGCGGCGGAGAACGATCCACACGCACAGCGCGCCCTGCGGGACACCTGGCGTGCCGAAGCGGACGTGGGCCTGCAGGAGGCCGTGGCCGGCCTGCTGGGGCTGCGTGACGTCTGGGGCGTTGATCTGAACGCCGTGCCCGGTTTCACGCAACGGGTCGCCGCTGCGGTACAATCGATTCGAGAGCACGGCCCCCGTCCCGCCCTGCGGGCGTGGATGGAGGCGCATGCGGGAGGAGAGGCGAAATGA